CACCCGGCCTAACTCTTCAACATAGCTTATAAACCTAACCGGAGAACCCATCATGGGGTAGTTCAATGGGCTACAGAATGGGAGCGAGCGCTGAGAGGGAACTTATAAAGATGCTCGAGAGGGCGGGTTTCGCCGTCGTGCGCTCCGCAGGAAGCAAGAAGGTGGACATCGTGGCGGGCAACGGGAGGCTCTACCTCTGCGTGGAGGTGAAGAGCACCCGCAGGGGGAGGCTGTACTTCACCGCCGAGGACCACGAGAAGCTTGTCTCCTTCTCCAGAAGGTTCGGAGGAAAGCCGGTCATAGCCGTTAAGTTCGTGAACAACGGCTGGCGCTTCTTTCTCCCCGATAGCCTCAAAAGGGAAGGCAAGAGCTATAAGCTGGACCTCCAGAGCAGGGAATACCTGACCTTTGACGAGGTTATCGGGAGGCAGAAAACCCTCGAAGGGGTGGTGGGGGATGAAACCTAAGGTCGTAATCCTGATAATCCTGCTGGTTCCCTTTTTCCTTCCGGAGGTTACCTCCCAGTCACCGCTCGTAATAGCTCCTCTCAACGATAGCTTCACGGGTCTGCCCGGCGACACGATAATAATCCCGTTCCAGCTCAAAAACCTCGGAAACGTGACCCTGTCGAACGTCAGCGTTTACGTTACCGGCCCGGCGGAGGGCTTTCTCTACGGGGGTAAGGTCATAAGGGAGCCCGTTGAACCCAACGGGACTGTGGAGGACACGGTATCGATAAAGCTCCTCAACCTCAACCCCGGGGTCTACAACCTCACCCTCGTGGCAAGGGCCGGTTCGAGCTATTCCGAGGCGAGTATAAAAGTGCGCGTTGGAACGCTCGTTGACTATTCTCTGAGGATAGATGTGGGCGAAGAGTACACCTACGGTAGCAACGTTACGGCAGTGCTCAGGGTGAAGTCCGGGGCGAACGGCGTGATCATAGGCAGGCTGGGTTACACCATCTCTCGCGACGGAAGTCCGGTAAAAACCTTCACCACCTCGGTCTACCTCCTGCCCGGGGAGAGCTGGGTCATGGAGGTTAACCTGACGAGGCCGGAGGTGGGGGATTACTCCGTCTACCTCTGGGCCAACTTCGGCGGGAAGTTCAAGAGCACACGAAAGACCTTCAGGGTTTACCAGAGGAACCTGAACTACGAAGCTTACTTCAGGGACGGGGCGATATACGTCCGTGTTTACGGGGAAAAGGGACAACCGGTGTCGGGTATACCCGTCACGATAGGGGGAGTGCCCTTCCAGACGGGGGATGACGGAACCGTCTCCTACCTCGTGGACAACCCCGGGACCTACGAGGTCGTTATGAACCTCGATGGAAGGATCGTTAAGACCTTTGTGGAGGTGAAAAAGCTCTTCCTGAGTGTAACCCGGGAAAACGAGACCCTTCTGGTCAGCGT
The window above is part of the Thermococcus sp. P6 genome. Proteins encoded here:
- the hjc gene encoding Holliday junction resolvase Hjc; amino-acid sequence: MGYRMGASAERELIKMLERAGFAVVRSAGSKKVDIVAGNGRLYLCVEVKSTRRGRLYFTAEDHEKLVSFSRRFGGKPVIAVKFVNNGWRFFLPDSLKREGKSYKLDLQSREYLTFDEVIGRQKTLEGVVGDET